A window of the Mus pahari chromosome 1, PAHARI_EIJ_v1.1, whole genome shotgun sequence genome harbors these coding sequences:
- the Gvqw3 gene encoding LOW QUALITY PROTEIN: protein GVQW3 (The sequence of the model RefSeq protein was modified relative to this genomic sequence to represent the inferred CDS: inserted 3 bases in 3 codons; substituted 3 bases at 3 genomic stop codons) encodes MSDRYLEQRISIKFCVKSNKSASKTHHXLKEAYGDEVMSRAXVFDGHKRFKEGWEDVXDDAXSSRPVTHRTDANIQKVKDXCVNKQLTVRRMAEEMHLEKETVRFVLKGNLNMRKMXKVIASILKDQPDLGKFECPSGHSKEIKNTSL; translated from the exons ATGAGTGACCGCTATTTAGAACAAAGAATTAGTATCAAATTTTGCGTAAAATCGAACAAGTCAGCAAGTAAGACCCACC TTTTGAAAGAAGCATATGGGGATGAAGTGATGTCGAGGGCTTGAGTATTTGACGGGCACAAAAGGTTTAAGGAAGGGTGGGAAGATGTCTGAGATGATGCATGAAGTAGCCGTCCAGTCACCCACAGGACGGATGCAAATATCCAAAAGGTCAAGG TCTGTGTGAATAAGCAGTTAACGGTGAGAAGGATGGCTGAAGAAATGCATTTAGAGAAAGAAACCGTTAGATTCGTTCTGAAAGGAAACCTGAACATGCGAAAAA TCAAAGTTATAGCAAGTATTTTGAAGGATCAGCCTGATCTTGGGAAATTTGAGTGTCCATCTGGTCATTCAAAGGAAATTAAGAACACTAGCTTATAG